The following proteins are encoded in a genomic region of Nicotiana sylvestris chromosome 4, ASM39365v2, whole genome shotgun sequence:
- the LOC138889114 gene encoding uncharacterized protein encodes MAEYEACILGLNMAVDMNIHELLVIDDSDLLVHQVQGEWVTKNSKIFPYMHHVQELRKMFTKIKFQHVPRIQNEFADALATLSPMIQHPDKNYINLIPVRFHNQPVYYAHVEEETDGKPWFHDIKEYFVKGEYLEHANDTQKCTLQRLSNHFFHSEGNSYRRTLDLGLLRCVDAKEASKLLKEIHVRTCDPHMNGFVLAKKILRADYFLMTMETDCIQYVHKCY; translated from the coding sequence atggcggaatatgaggcctgcatactaggactcaacatggcggTCGACATGAATATTCATGAGCTGCTGGTAATcgatgattcagatttgcttgtacaccaggtacaaggagaatgggtcaccaagaattccaagatatttccatatatgcaccatgtgcaggaattgagaaagatgtTCACGAAGATAAAGTTccaacatgtgcccagaattcagaatgagttcgccgatgcattggccactttatcacccatgatacaacatccagataagaattacatTAATCTTATCCCGGTGAGATTTCATAATCAGCCGGTATAttatgcccatgttgaagaagaaacagatggaaaaccttggttccatgacatcaaggagtattttgTGAAAGGAGAATATCTGGAGCATGCAAAcgacactcagaaatgcacactccagagattgtccaatcacttcttccacagcgaaGGAAATTCATACAGGAGAACTCTTGATTTGGgactgctaagatgtgtcgacgcaaaagaggcttctaagctacttaAGGAAATACATGTTAGGACCTGCgacccacatatgaatggtttcgtcttagccaagaagatactcagggccgaCTACTTTttgatgaccatggagacagattgcattcagtatgtccacaaatgctattaa